The region GCTCTCCTGCCCTCACGCCCGCCCGCGCAGGGTCAGCATGTCCAGGACCGTCTTGAGCAGAATCACCAGGTCCAGCCAGAGTGACCAGTGCTTGATGTAGTAGAGGTCGTATTGTAATTTGATAACGGT is a window of Anaerolineae bacterium DNA encoding:
- a CDS encoding sugar transferase translates to TVIKLQYDLYYIKHWSLWLDLVILLKTVLDMLTLRGRA